Proteins encoded within one genomic window of Lysinibacillus louembei:
- the sufU gene encoding Fe-S cluster assembly sulfur transfer protein SufU: protein MSFNNLDQLYRSVIMEHYKNPRNKGILQENNVTIDMNNPTCGDRIHLTLKLTDGIVEDAKFDGEGCSISMSSASMMTQIIKGKKLEEALELADIFSKMMLGEEYDLDKYDLGDVEALQGVSQFPARIKCATLAWKAMEKGVKSEAQ from the coding sequence ATGTCTTTTAATAATTTAGATCAGCTATATCGTTCTGTTATTATGGAACATTATAAAAACCCTCGTAACAAAGGGATTTTACAAGAAAATAACGTCACAATCGATATGAATAACCCTACTTGTGGTGACCGCATTCATTTAACATTAAAATTGACTGACGGTATTGTAGAGGACGCGAAATTTGATGGTGAAGGCTGCTCGATTTCCATGTCCTCTGCATCGATGATGACACAAATCATCAAAGGAAAAAAACTTGAAGAGGCGTTAGAGCTAGCAGATATTTTCTCAAAAATGATGCTTGGTGAAGAGTACGACCTAGACAAATATGACTTAGGTGATGTAGAAGCGCTACAAGGCGTGTCGCAATTCCCAGCTCGCATTAAATGTGCAACATTGGCTTGGAAAGCAATGGAAAAGGGTGTAAAAAGCGAAGCGCAATAA